Proteins encoded by one window of Nitrincola iocasae:
- a CDS encoding putative bifunctional diguanylate cyclase/phosphodiesterase, translating into MPPAVERDDAAPEVQLILVDSRNHTGSGDLLSALMTTSASITCCRNLTEAEMSLQNNAQNILLIPVDNTVYNTFTRLQTRDLLTGAGNRQHFYRTLQEELGDLQADDALALMMLDIDNFSAFNSQYGHDTGDRLVKLLCKRLERCDNMSHLSRIGNDEFTLIIKASVDQIRNATRQAIERIVELLLPAYRIDDYEVHLHCSIGIAVSPEQGLEFESLIHCANTARLRAKQLRGHSYAFYDPLRDLNDNSRGISLEPELWYALQRQQFRLFYQPRICLNTHRIIGAEALIRWEHPVRGMISPDEFIPISEKSGLIVPIGYWVIEQVGQDMKILKQAGLPEHIGVNLSFRQFQDGYLASTIERLILQHQIDTSMLEFELTETALFRDESHVVSCMRSLGKLGVEFSLDDFGTGYSSFSMLQKLPISTLKIDKSFVKGIGQSSSDEEIVRTIISLARNLKKKIIAEGVETLEQLDFLKAHHCQMAQGYYFSRPVPLAQFLQLLDSSTEPASP; encoded by the coding sequence ATGCCGCCAGCTGTTGAGAGGGATGATGCTGCCCCTGAAGTCCAGCTAATACTGGTTGATTCTCGCAATCATACCGGTTCTGGTGATCTGTTGTCTGCCTTAATGACAACATCCGCTTCCATCACCTGCTGTCGCAACCTGACAGAAGCTGAAATGTCATTGCAGAATAACGCACAGAACATCCTGCTGATCCCGGTAGATAATACGGTTTACAACACCTTCACTCGCTTGCAAACCCGCGATTTGTTAACCGGTGCCGGAAATCGCCAACACTTCTACAGGACCCTGCAGGAGGAACTTGGTGATCTGCAAGCAGACGACGCTCTGGCGTTGATGATGCTGGACATTGATAACTTTTCAGCCTTCAACAGTCAGTACGGTCATGATACCGGAGACCGCCTGGTCAAGCTGCTTTGTAAACGGCTGGAACGCTGTGACAACATGAGTCACTTATCACGCATCGGCAATGACGAATTCACCCTGATCATCAAAGCCTCAGTTGATCAGATACGCAACGCAACCCGCCAGGCCATCGAAAGAATTGTTGAACTCCTCTTGCCTGCCTACCGAATTGATGATTACGAAGTGCATCTGCACTGCAGTATTGGCATTGCTGTCTCTCCGGAGCAAGGACTGGAGTTTGAATCTCTGATTCACTGCGCCAATACAGCCCGCCTGCGAGCCAAACAACTCAGGGGGCACAGTTACGCCTTTTATGACCCACTTCGCGATCTGAACGATAACAGCAGAGGGATAAGCCTGGAGCCTGAGCTCTGGTATGCACTCCAGCGCCAACAGTTTCGTCTTTTCTATCAACCTCGTATCTGCTTGAACACTCACCGTATTATCGGCGCCGAAGCGCTAATCCGTTGGGAGCATCCGGTACGCGGCATGATCTCTCCGGATGAATTTATTCCAATTAGTGAAAAGTCCGGCCTGATTGTGCCCATAGGTTACTGGGTAATCGAGCAGGTAGGCCAGGACATGAAAATACTTAAACAAGCAGGGTTACCAGAACATATCGGTGTAAATTTATCCTTCCGTCAGTTTCAGGATGGCTACCTTGCCAGCACAATCGAACGACTGATTCTGCAACACCAGATCGACACCAGCATGCTGGAATTTGAGCTGACAGAAACCGCGCTGTTCCGGGATGAATCCCATGTTGTCAGCTGCATGCGCTCACTGGGTAAGCTGGGCGTGGAATTCTCGCTGGATGATTTCGGTACCGGCTACTCCTCTTTTTCCATGCTGCAAAAATTACCTATCTCCACGCTGAAAATTGACAAGAGTTTTGTGAAAGGCATAGGTCAAAGTAGTAGTGATGAAGAGATTGTCCGCACCATTATCAGCCTGGCACGTAACCTGAAGAAAAAGATTATTGCCGAAGGTGTCGAAACCCTGGAGCAACTTGATTTTCTCAAAGCACATCACTGCCAAATGGCACAGGGCTACTATTTCAGCCGCCCGGTACCTCTGGCGCAATTTCTGCAACTGCTTGATAGCTCGACTGAGCCTGCATCCCCCTGA
- a CDS encoding YifB family Mg chelatase-like AAA ATPase: MSLAVIHSRAQLGIQSPAVTVEVHLSGGLPGLAIVGLPETAVKESKERVRSALINAGFDYPQRRITINLAPADLPKEGGRYDLAIALGILQASGQLKSKTLDQHEVVAELALSGSIRSIRGALPVAIACGQAGRILILPQSNADEATLLGDTPVIAVDHLLEVCAYLRGREQRAFHQPQPVALVAEPGPDLADVKGQLQARRALEVAAAGQLNLLFAGPPGSGKSLLAACLPGILPELSLPERLDVAAIHSLVGLPVQPCSEGVRPFRAVHHNASPVALVGGGSNHPKPGEISLATHGVLFLDEMPEFPRRVLDLLREPLETGRILISRALSKIEYPAAFQLVGAMNPCPCGYYQDGTDRCICSPEQIRRYQGRISGPLLDRIDLQLWVSALPADALLQASCVAESSAVVRARVEQARERQQQRQGCSNRYLSGRALDQYCALDATTTQLLTLAMRQLHLSARGCHRILRIARTLADLEASTSIREAHLLEALAFRGMQAQSSYQAVAEIAPEVPGG, from the coding sequence ATGTCATTAGCCGTTATACACAGCCGGGCTCAGCTTGGTATTCAGTCCCCCGCCGTAACTGTTGAAGTGCATTTATCCGGTGGTTTGCCGGGCCTTGCGATTGTTGGTTTACCTGAAACGGCCGTCAAAGAGAGCAAGGAAAGGGTGCGCAGTGCCTTGATCAATGCAGGCTTTGATTATCCGCAACGCCGTATCACTATCAATCTGGCGCCAGCCGATCTGCCAAAAGAAGGCGGCCGTTACGATCTGGCCATCGCGCTGGGTATTTTGCAAGCGTCCGGTCAGTTAAAAAGCAAAACCCTGGATCAACATGAAGTGGTTGCTGAGCTGGCTTTGTCAGGGAGTATCCGCTCCATCCGAGGTGCTTTACCGGTTGCCATTGCCTGTGGACAGGCTGGGCGTATATTGATTCTGCCTCAAAGCAACGCCGATGAAGCCACGCTACTGGGCGATACCCCCGTGATTGCTGTGGATCACCTGCTGGAAGTGTGCGCCTATTTAAGAGGGCGGGAGCAACGTGCTTTTCATCAACCACAACCAGTTGCTTTAGTGGCAGAGCCGGGGCCGGATCTGGCCGATGTTAAGGGTCAGTTACAGGCCAGACGGGCGCTTGAGGTGGCTGCGGCAGGGCAGCTTAATCTACTGTTTGCCGGGCCGCCAGGCAGTGGTAAAAGCTTGCTGGCAGCTTGTTTACCCGGCATTTTGCCTGAACTATCCTTGCCTGAGCGACTGGATGTGGCGGCCATCCACTCGTTGGTAGGCTTGCCGGTTCAGCCATGCAGTGAAGGTGTGCGGCCTTTTCGTGCCGTTCATCATAATGCATCACCCGTGGCGTTGGTGGGCGGAGGATCTAATCACCCGAAACCGGGTGAAATATCGCTGGCAACGCATGGCGTGCTGTTCCTCGACGAAATGCCTGAGTTCCCCCGGCGGGTGCTGGATCTGTTGCGAGAGCCGCTGGAAACCGGACGCATACTGATTTCCCGTGCATTAAGTAAAATTGAATACCCGGCGGCGTTTCAATTGGTGGGTGCTATGAACCCTTGTCCCTGTGGCTACTATCAGGATGGTACTGATCGCTGTATCTGTAGCCCGGAGCAGATACGCCGCTATCAGGGGCGTATCTCCGGCCCTTTATTGGATCGTATCGATTTGCAACTCTGGGTGTCAGCGTTGCCTGCGGATGCCTTATTGCAGGCGTCTTGCGTCGCTGAGTCCAGCGCGGTTGTCAGAGCGCGTGTAGAGCAGGCCCGTGAACGCCAGCAGCAGCGTCAGGGTTGCAGTAACCGTTACCTGAGCGGGCGGGCACTGGATCAGTATTGTGCGCTGGATGCGACGACCACCCAGTTGCTGACTCTGGCGATGCGACAGCTGCATCTGTCGGCTCGTGGATGCCATCGAATTTTACGTATAGCCAGAACACTGGCTGATCTGGAAGCCAGTACATCCATAAGGGAGGCGCATCTACTGGAAGCTCTGGCTTTCAGGGGGATGCAGGCTCAGTCGAGCTATCAAGCAGTTGCAGAAATTGCGCCAGAGGTACCGGGCGGCTGA
- a CDS encoding accessory factor UbiK family protein, whose amino-acid sequence MIHQKIAEGLSEQFTQFINATRELPGQQAVQQQLQAMLQQTLSKLDLVTREEFDAQQAVLLRTREKLEVLEKQVAALEVTAPEQASNT is encoded by the coding sequence ATGATTCATCAAAAAATAGCTGAAGGACTTTCAGAACAGTTTACTCAGTTTATTAACGCTACCCGCGAGTTGCCTGGTCAGCAGGCCGTGCAGCAGCAGCTACAAGCTATGTTGCAGCAGACACTGAGCAAGCTGGACCTGGTGACTCGGGAAGAGTTTGATGCCCAGCAGGCGGTGTTGCTAAGAACACGTGAAAAGCTCGAAGTGCTGGAAAAACAAGTTGCCGCACTGGAAGTCACAGCTCCAGAGCAGGCAAGTAACACCTAA
- the glnK gene encoding P-II family nitrogen regulator: protein MKLVSAIIKPFKLDDVRESLSEIGIQGITVTEVKGFGRQKGHTELYRGAEYVVDFLPKVRIDAAVSDDVVDQVVEAISKAAQTGKIGDGKIFVVPLEQVIRIRTGESGHDAL, encoded by the coding sequence ATGAAACTGGTTTCAGCAATCATAAAACCGTTCAAGCTGGACGATGTACGCGAATCCTTGTCCGAAATTGGCATTCAGGGCATCACCGTCACTGAAGTCAAAGGTTTCGGCCGTCAAAAAGGCCATACCGAACTCTATCGCGGTGCTGAATATGTGGTGGATTTTCTGCCAAAAGTCAGGATCGACGCCGCCGTATCTGACGATGTGGTTGACCAGGTAGTGGAAGCCATCAGCAAAGCCGCTCAAACCGGCAAGATTGGTGACGGTAAGATTTTTGTAGTGCCACTTGAGCAGGTCATCCGCATACGTACCGGTGAATCCGGCCACGACGCGCTCTGA
- a CDS encoding ammonium transporter — protein MEELLLTTAGEVKHLAYAIDTFYFLICGALVMWMAAGFAMLEAGLVRAKNTTEILTKNVALYAIACTMYLLCGYYIMYSSDGGAIFPNFGGLIGGENTVDDVLGGGDDAPYYSSRSDYFFQVVFVATCMSIVSGAVAERMKLWAFLAFAVVMTGFIYPVSGFWTWGGGFLSEAGFSDYAGSGIVHMAGAAAALAGVIVLGARKGKYGKDGQINAIPGANMPLATLGTFILWLGWFGFNGGSELKMSNIDSANNVAQVFVNTNAAAAGGVIAALILARLWFKKADLTMALNGALAGLVAITAGPLTPSAPAAALIGAVGGLIVVVSIIMFDKIKIDDPVGAISVHGVVGIWGLLAVPLTNGDANFGSQILGIVAIFAWVFIASLIVWTVLKAIMGIRVTEEEEYEGVDLVECGMEAYPEFAASKK, from the coding sequence ATGGAAGAACTTCTTCTAACAACAGCAGGTGAGGTCAAGCACCTCGCCTATGCTATCGATACCTTTTACTTTCTGATCTGTGGTGCACTGGTCATGTGGATGGCCGCTGGCTTTGCCATGCTCGAGGCCGGTCTGGTTCGCGCCAAAAACACCACGGAAATACTAACCAAGAACGTCGCACTCTACGCCATCGCCTGTACCATGTACTTGCTGTGTGGTTATTACATCATGTACAGCTCGGATGGCGGTGCCATCTTCCCCAACTTTGGTGGTTTGATTGGTGGTGAGAACACCGTTGACGATGTGCTAGGTGGTGGAGACGATGCACCTTACTACTCATCTCGTTCTGACTATTTCTTCCAAGTGGTGTTCGTGGCAACCTGTATGTCCATTGTGTCCGGTGCTGTTGCTGAACGCATGAAGCTCTGGGCATTCCTGGCCTTCGCTGTTGTTATGACAGGCTTTATCTATCCGGTCAGTGGTTTCTGGACCTGGGGTGGTGGTTTCCTCAGCGAAGCAGGCTTCTCTGACTATGCTGGCTCCGGCATCGTGCACATGGCAGGTGCTGCTGCAGCTCTGGCGGGTGTCATCGTACTGGGTGCCCGTAAGGGTAAGTATGGTAAAGACGGTCAGATCAATGCTATTCCTGGCGCTAACATGCCACTGGCAACCCTGGGTACCTTTATCCTGTGGCTGGGCTGGTTCGGCTTCAATGGTGGTTCAGAGCTGAAAATGTCTAATATAGATTCCGCCAACAACGTAGCGCAGGTGTTCGTGAACACTAATGCGGCCGCAGCCGGTGGTGTTATTGCCGCACTGATCTTGGCCCGCTTGTGGTTCAAAAAGGCTGATCTGACCATGGCGCTTAACGGTGCATTGGCAGGCCTGGTAGCGATCACAGCTGGACCTCTGACACCCTCAGCTCCTGCTGCCGCGCTTATCGGTGCTGTCGGTGGCCTGATTGTTGTGGTCTCAATCATCATGTTCGACAAAATCAAAATTGATGATCCAGTAGGTGCTATCTCTGTACATGGTGTCGTCGGCATCTGGGGGCTGCTGGCTGTTCCACTGACCAACGGTGATGCCAACTTCGGCTCTCAGATTCTGGGAATCGTAGCCATCTTCGCCTGGGTATTTATTGCCAGCTTGATTGTCTGGACTGTTCTGAAAGCCATCATGGGTATCCGTGTGACTGAAGAAGAAGAATACGAAGGTGTCGATCTGGTTGAATGTGGTATGGAAGCTTACCCTGAGTTTGCTGCATCCAAAAAATAA
- the glnK gene encoding P-II family nitrogen regulator, producing MKLITAVIKPFKLDDVREALSEIGIQGVTVTEVKGFGRQKGHTELYRGAEYVVDFLPKVKIEVAVDDGMTDQVIEAISKTANTGKIGDGKIFVTPLEQVIRIRTGETGPDAL from the coding sequence ATGAAGCTGATTACTGCGGTCATCAAGCCCTTTAAACTCGATGATGTACGTGAGGCACTGTCTGAGATAGGAATCCAGGGCGTTACTGTCACCGAGGTTAAAGGCTTTGGGCGTCAGAAAGGCCACACCGAGCTCTACCGAGGTGCTGAATATGTAGTCGACTTCCTGCCGAAAGTAAAAATTGAAGTCGCTGTGGATGATGGTATGACCGATCAGGTCATTGAAGCGATAAGCAAAACAGCCAATACCGGCAAGATAGGTGATGGTAAAATTTTCGTCACCCCACTGGAGCAGGTTATCCGTATCCGTACCGGTGAAACCGGGCCTGACGCACTGTAA
- a CDS encoding HAMP domain-containing sensor histidine kinase translates to MRWYQHLYWKIFLATWLISAVLMGGLVYGLLRVSETRHWQDLLEARATGHAQLLIERHEIGMDEPSRRGDDRRRGRIPLRITHLADGEVIADFRHPIPANEIISLQIESETGQQYRVDMPLPEQPVHLERMLRFLLSVQMVLILVMSALVALLVSYLVVRPVNRLRDFARTLYDEQNLSSRTEGYLSHRTDEIGELAREFDSMAGYVEKTLNARQNLLRDVSHELRAPLARLQVAAAILEQQSGEQINALHGQISRECDQLAHLIDELMSLSRLDDMTLELQSPVPLKPLLEQIRQDYSLLYPDHQISLRIEPDSLTFSQSSVLLNRILGNALQNALKYTPVGGQVLLTAYRQGRQLCLAISDDGPGVDASLLKDIFEPFVRGGSTQQGYGLGLSILRGAVRRLGGEVHAENLNEGGFRLTVCLPAEPA, encoded by the coding sequence ATGAGATGGTATCAGCACCTTTACTGGAAAATTTTTCTGGCCACCTGGCTGATCAGCGCCGTGCTAATGGGGGGGTTAGTGTATGGCTTGCTTCGCGTGAGTGAAACTCGCCATTGGCAGGACTTGCTCGAAGCCAGAGCCACCGGTCATGCACAACTGCTTATCGAGCGCCATGAAATCGGCATGGATGAACCATCGCGACGGGGTGACGACAGGAGGCGTGGTCGTATACCGCTACGTATTACCCACTTGGCCGATGGCGAAGTCATTGCTGACTTCCGGCACCCAATCCCTGCTAATGAAATAATTAGCCTGCAAATTGAATCTGAAACTGGCCAACAGTACCGGGTAGACATGCCCTTGCCTGAGCAACCGGTCCATCTGGAGCGCATGCTGCGCTTTTTGCTGTCGGTACAGATGGTGCTGATTCTGGTGATGTCAGCCCTGGTGGCGTTGCTGGTCAGTTACCTGGTGGTCCGACCGGTCAACCGACTGCGCGACTTTGCCCGTACGCTCTACGATGAGCAGAATCTGAGTAGCCGTACGGAAGGTTATCTGAGTCACAGAACAGATGAAATCGGTGAGCTGGCCCGGGAGTTTGACTCTATGGCGGGCTACGTGGAAAAAACATTGAATGCGCGTCAAAATCTGCTTAGGGATGTGTCGCATGAATTACGGGCTCCCCTGGCAAGATTGCAGGTCGCTGCCGCTATTCTGGAACAACAGTCCGGTGAGCAAATCAACGCACTGCATGGCCAGATCAGCCGTGAGTGTGACCAACTGGCGCACCTTATTGACGAGTTGATGTCGCTATCCCGGTTGGATGATATGACCCTGGAACTGCAGTCGCCGGTACCACTGAAACCTCTGTTGGAGCAAATACGTCAGGATTATTCACTGCTCTATCCTGATCATCAAATCAGCCTGCGAATAGAACCTGACTCACTGACTTTTTCACAGAGTAGTGTCTTGCTGAACCGCATACTGGGTAATGCACTGCAAAATGCACTGAAGTACACACCAGTAGGTGGGCAGGTATTATTGACCGCTTATCGTCAGGGCAGGCAGTTATGTCTGGCTATCAGTGATGATGGTCCGGGTGTAGATGCCAGTCTGTTGAAGGATATTTTTGAACCCTTTGTCCGCGGTGGTTCAACCCAACAGGGTTACGGACTGGGCTTGAGTATTCTACGCGGTGCTGTCAGACGCCTGGGTGGCGAAGTGCACGCCGAGAATCTAAATGAAGGGGGCTTCAGGTTGACGGTTTGTTTGCCGGCTGAGCCTGCCTGA
- a CDS encoding response regulator transcription factor, with translation MNKAVHLLIIDDDVSLCELLRHYLSNEGFDVSLAHSAEAAQQWLSANPAPDLMILDIMMPGKSGLELLQILRPAIQVPVVMLTGRGDDIDRILGLEMGADDYLPKPCNPRELLARIRAVLRRSQAPLLASRALELSGIYLDPATRQVSLLDQPLELTSTEFNVLHSLMSHAGEVVSKESLTETVLHRKLTLYDRALDVHVSRVRQKLAEVSDSAAELIKTVRGQGYQFIRTSA, from the coding sequence ATGAATAAAGCCGTACATTTGTTAATCATTGATGATGATGTGTCCCTTTGTGAACTGCTACGTCACTATTTGAGTAATGAGGGCTTTGACGTGAGTCTGGCGCACTCGGCTGAAGCGGCGCAGCAATGGTTATCAGCCAACCCGGCCCCTGATCTGATGATTCTGGATATTATGATGCCGGGCAAAAGTGGCCTGGAACTATTACAGATACTACGTCCGGCAATCCAGGTGCCAGTGGTTATGCTTACCGGGCGTGGTGATGATATCGATCGCATTCTGGGCCTGGAGATGGGTGCTGATGATTATCTGCCGAAACCCTGTAATCCGCGCGAGCTGCTGGCCAGGATTCGTGCCGTATTGCGTCGCAGTCAGGCGCCGCTTCTAGCCTCACGTGCCTTGGAGTTATCCGGTATTTATCTGGATCCGGCCACGCGTCAGGTGAGCCTGCTGGATCAGCCTTTAGAGCTGACCAGTACCGAGTTCAATGTACTCCACTCCCTCATGAGCCATGCTGGTGAAGTGGTGAGTAAAGAATCACTGACTGAAACGGTATTGCATCGAAAACTCACTCTTTATGATCGTGCGCTGGATGTTCATGTCAGCCGGGTGCGCCAGAAGCTGGCGGAGGTATCAGATTCGGCGGCAGAGTTGATCAAAACCGTGCGTGGACAGGGTTATCAGTTTATCAGGACCAGCGCATGA
- the trmB gene encoding tRNA (guanosine(46)-N7)-methyltransferase TrmB, whose amino-acid sequence MTTNTDLIEERPNRRVRSYVVRAGRMTEGQERHFRELWPAYGLELTNGLLNYAECFGREAPVVLEIGFGMGDSLIEMARLMPEKNFIGIEVHPPGVGRLLGRIEEEKLTNIRVFCDDAIEVLSHCIADASLDTLQLFFPDPWPKKRHHKRRIVQAEFAQNLREKLKVGGQFHMATDWEPYAEHMMEVMSAADGYENAAGTGAYAPQPAWRPVTKFQKRGENLGHGVWDLIFTRIA is encoded by the coding sequence ATGACAACAAATACGGATCTTATTGAAGAGCGGCCTAACCGGCGTGTGCGCAGTTATGTTGTACGCGCTGGACGCATGACCGAAGGGCAGGAGCGCCACTTCCGCGAGCTTTGGCCAGCATATGGTCTGGAGCTGACAAACGGGCTGTTGAACTATGCCGAGTGCTTTGGCCGGGAGGCTCCTGTAGTGCTGGAAATCGGCTTTGGCATGGGTGATTCCCTGATTGAAATGGCACGGCTGATGCCGGAGAAAAACTTTATTGGTATTGAAGTGCATCCGCCTGGCGTCGGGCGCTTGCTGGGGCGTATCGAGGAAGAAAAACTGACCAATATCCGGGTGTTCTGCGATGATGCTATTGAAGTTTTGTCTCACTGTATAGCCGATGCCAGCCTGGACACACTGCAGTTGTTTTTCCCTGATCCCTGGCCGAAAAAACGCCATCATAAGCGCCGTATCGTGCAGGCTGAGTTTGCTCAAAATCTGCGTGAAAAGTTGAAGGTGGGCGGGCAGTTTCATATGGCAACGGACTGGGAGCCCTACGCCGAACACATGATGGAAGTCATGTCAGCGGCCGATGGCTATGAGAATGCGGCTGGTACAGGAGCTTATGCTCCCCAGCCGGCTTGGCGTCCAGTCACGAAATTTCAGAAACGCGGTGAGAATCTCGGTCATGGTGTCTGGGATTTGATCTTTACTCGAATAGCTTGA
- a CDS encoding DUF423 domain-containing protein, whose product MTHSARLTLLIAAFTGMLAVILGAFGAHALRDLLEPRMLAAWQTAVEYQFWHVAALLAVGTMQQSSSCRWLRGSAIAFMLGMLLFSGSLYAMALSGLGQLGIITPFGGVTLILAWLFLFISLYAGRSNNAHKSG is encoded by the coding sequence ATGACTCACTCAGCTAGACTTACTCTCCTGATTGCAGCTTTTACTGGCATGCTTGCCGTAATCCTGGGCGCTTTCGGCGCGCATGCATTGCGTGATCTGCTGGAGCCACGCATGTTGGCGGCCTGGCAGACGGCTGTGGAATACCAGTTCTGGCATGTCGCTGCGCTGCTGGCGGTGGGAACTATGCAACAAAGCTCCAGTTGCCGCTGGTTACGTGGCAGTGCCATAGCGTTTATGCTGGGCATGTTGTTGTTTTCCGGTAGCCTCTATGCCATGGCACTGAGTGGCCTAGGGCAACTAGGCATCATAACGCCATTTGGGGGCGTGACCTTGATCCTTGCTTGGCTGTTCTTGTTTATTTCTTTATACGCCGGGCGCTCTAATAATGCGCATAAGTCCGGTTAA
- the rpoH gene encoding RNA polymerase sigma factor RpoH: MGTSLRVIEHLSPGGNVNAYVQTVGAIPILNADEERELAERLFYQQDLEAARQLVISHLRFVVHIAKSYSGYGLPLSDLIQEGNVGLMKAVKRFDPSVGVRLVSFAVHWIKAEMHEFILRNWRIVKIATTKAQRKLFFNLRSQKKSINWMNNSEVEAVANDLGVDAQVVRQMEGRMASADTSFDAPVNDDDEIAWSPSQYLEDEEADPAMRLEAENWEVTSQQQLVSAMDNLDERSREILNRRWLADEKATLHELAAEYQVSAERIRQLEKNAMKKIREAITLVA, encoded by the coding sequence ATGGGCACAAGCTTGCGGGTTATTGAACATCTGTCACCGGGCGGTAATGTTAACGCCTATGTACAGACCGTAGGTGCTATTCCTATTCTCAATGCTGATGAGGAACGGGAATTGGCTGAACGTCTGTTTTATCAACAGGACCTTGAAGCTGCACGTCAACTGGTTATATCTCATCTGCGCTTCGTAGTGCATATTGCCAAGTCTTACTCCGGTTATGGCCTGCCGTTGAGTGACCTGATTCAGGAAGGCAATGTAGGGCTAATGAAAGCGGTAAAGCGCTTCGATCCCTCTGTCGGTGTGCGTCTGGTGTCATTCGCCGTGCACTGGATCAAGGCTGAAATGCATGAATTTATTTTACGTAACTGGCGTATTGTTAAAATAGCCACCACTAAAGCTCAGCGTAAGCTGTTTTTCAATCTGCGTTCACAGAAAAAATCCATTAACTGGATGAATAACAGTGAAGTAGAAGCGGTTGCAAATGATCTGGGTGTGGATGCGCAGGTGGTTCGTCAGATGGAAGGGCGTATGGCGTCGGCTGATACCTCTTTCGATGCGCCAGTGAATGACGATGATGAGATCGCCTGGTCACCTTCTCAGTATCTGGAAGACGAAGAGGCTGATCCGGCCATGCGTCTGGAAGCCGAAAACTGGGAAGTGACGTCACAGCAACAACTTGTTTCAGCGATGGATAACTTAGACGAACGTAGTCGCGAAATACTCAATCGTCGCTGGTTGGCGGATGAAAAAGCCACCTTGCATGAATTGGCGGCTGAGTATCAGGTGTCTGCTGAGCGTATTCGTCAGTTGGAAAAGAACGCGATGAAAAAAATCCGAGAAGCCATTACCCTGGTCGCCTGA
- the ftsX gene encoding permease-like cell division protein FtsX: protein MAAKPQDKAPRRGAEAHRVSWTDHLRGWLRHHLEVALQALLRLTVTPIASLMTLAVLAIALALPGFMFTVVNNIQQFSSGWDTSPRIMLYLNQDVSDARAEQLSLELMLHDGLSGIELIDREQGLREFSSYSEFSAMLSLLDSNPLPAVILVLPADHSAEGLQQLQHELAGLPEVDEATLDMEWIQRLNAYLLMAERFSWVLSGLLALAVLLVVGNTLRMTLESRRDEILVAKLVGATDAWVRRPFLYSGFWYGLIGSLLAYVLVQVSLYLITGPANQLAELYMSSFVLTGLTAKATLILIATGTALGLAGGFMSTGRHLRAIEPS, encoded by the coding sequence ATGGCTGCTAAACCGCAGGACAAAGCTCCCCGTCGAGGTGCCGAAGCGCACAGGGTGAGTTGGACTGATCATCTGCGCGGTTGGTTGCGTCACCATCTGGAGGTGGCGCTGCAGGCATTATTACGTCTCACGGTTACGCCGATAGCCTCGTTGATGACCCTAGCTGTGTTGGCCATCGCACTGGCACTACCTGGCTTTATGTTTACCGTAGTCAATAATATTCAGCAGTTCAGTAGTGGTTGGGACACCAGCCCTCGCATCATGCTGTATCTGAATCAGGATGTGAGTGATGCGAGGGCTGAGCAGCTCAGTCTGGAATTGATGCTACACGATGGATTATCAGGTATTGAGCTAATTGATCGCGAACAGGGGCTGCGCGAATTCTCGAGCTACTCCGAGTTTTCAGCAATGCTCAGCTTGCTGGACAGCAATCCTTTGCCTGCTGTCATTCTGGTGCTGCCAGCCGATCATTCAGCGGAAGGCTTGCAACAGTTACAGCATGAGTTGGCCGGTTTGCCTGAAGTAGACGAAGCCACACTGGATATGGAATGGATTCAGCGCTTGAATGCCTATCTGCTTATGGCTGAGCGATTTAGCTGGGTGTTGAGCGGGTTGTTGGCCTTGGCGGTGTTGTTGGTCGTGGGTAATACTCTGCGTATGACACTGGAAAGTCGTCGGGATGAAATTCTGGTTGCCAAGCTGGTAGGCGCAACGGATGCCTGGGTCCGGCGGCCATTCCTGTACTCTGGTTTTTGGTATGGCTTGATCGGCTCGCTGCTGGCATACGTACTGGTTCAGGTGTCCTTGTATCTGATTACCGGACCGGCTAATCAACTGGCTGAACTCTATATGAGCAGCTTTGTTCTGACCGGGCTGACAGCAAAAGCAACCCTGATATTGATAGCGACAGGAACGGCGCTGGGGCTTGCGGGCGGGTTTATGTCGACCGGGCGGCATTTGCGTGCAATCGAGCCAAGTTGA